The following proteins come from a genomic window of Neofelis nebulosa isolate mNeoNeb1 chromosome 5, mNeoNeb1.pri, whole genome shotgun sequence:
- the MRAS gene encoding ras-related protein M-Ras isoform X2, giving the protein MREQYMRTGDGFLIVYSVTDKASFEHVDRFHQLILRVKDRESFPMILVANKVDLMHLRKITREQGKEMATKHNIPYIETSAKDPPLNVDKAFHDLVRVIRQQIPEKSQKKKKKTKWRGDRATGTHKLQCVIL; this is encoded by the exons ATGCGGGAGCAGTACATGCGCACAGGGGACGGCTTCCTCATCGTCTACTCGGTGACAGACAAGGCCAGCTTCGAGCACGTGGACCGCTTCCACCAGCTCATCCTGCGCGTCAAGGACAG AGAGTCATTTCCGATGATCCTTGTGGCCAACAAAGTCGATCTGATGCATTTGAGGAAAATCACCAgggaacaaggaaaagaaatggcgACCAAACACAAt ATTCCGTACATAGAAACCAGTGCCAAGGACCCACCTCTCAACGTCGACAAAGCCTTCCATGACCTGGTGAGGGTAATTAG GCAACAGATTCCGGAAAAgagccagaagaagaagaagaaaaccaaatggcGGGGAGACCGGGCCACCGGCACCCACAAACTGCAGTGCGTGATATTGTGA